From Methylomonas sp. EFPC3, a single genomic window includes:
- the mazG gene encoding nucleoside triphosphate pyrophosphohydrolase — translation MSLSKTQELLGLMSRLRDPETGCAWDLKQDFHSLIPYTIEEAYEVADAIERNDFEDLRGELGDLLLQVVFHSQIAQERGLFDFEQVAAAIGEKLVSRHPHVFAGVKFDSDAQRQQAWDEAKAEERKQKQPQQSAESVLAGVAHSLPALVQCEKIQNRAASHGFDWPDTEPVFEKVREELREVHEAWQSGDQTHIHEEVGDLLLVAVNLARHLKVNPEIALRDATKKFTRRFNYIEEEVAASGRQLRDCELAELDDLWNQAKRTLKKSQSHV, via the coding sequence TTGAGTCTAAGCAAAACTCAGGAATTGCTGGGCTTGATGTCCCGCTTGCGCGATCCGGAAACGGGTTGCGCCTGGGATTTGAAGCAGGATTTCCATAGCCTGATTCCGTATACCATCGAAGAAGCCTACGAGGTCGCCGACGCGATTGAGCGCAATGACTTCGAGGATTTGCGCGGCGAGCTGGGTGATCTGTTGTTGCAGGTCGTGTTTCATTCGCAAATTGCGCAGGAGCGCGGCCTGTTCGATTTCGAACAAGTCGCCGCCGCGATCGGCGAAAAACTGGTTTCCCGCCATCCGCACGTCTTCGCCGGCGTCAAATTCGACAGCGACGCGCAACGCCAGCAGGCCTGGGACGAAGCCAAAGCCGAGGAACGCAAACAAAAGCAGCCGCAACAGTCAGCCGAAAGCGTGCTGGCCGGCGTTGCCCACAGTCTGCCGGCTCTGGTGCAATGCGAGAAAATCCAGAACAGGGCGGCCAGTCACGGCTTCGACTGGCCGGATACCGAGCCGGTGTTCGAAAAAGTGCGGGAGGAATTGCGGGAGGTTCACGAAGCCTGGCAGTCCGGCGATCAGACCCATATTCACGAGGAAGTCGGCGACCTGTTGCTGGTGGCGGTCAATCTGGCCCGGCATTTGAAAGTCAATCCGGAGATTGCCTTGCGCGATGCCACCAAAAAATTTACCCGCCGTTTCAATTACATCGAAGAGGAAGTCGCAGCCTCCGGCCGGCAATTGCGCGACTGCGAGCTGGCCGAACTGGACGATTTATGGAACCAGGCCAAGCGCACCCTGAAAAAATCGCAAAGCCATGTTTGA
- a CDS encoding phosphoketolase family protein, translated as MNKTTPVSEHELQQIDAYWRACNYLAAGMIYLRDNPLLREPLQPEHIKRRLLGHWGSSPGLSFAYVHLNRIIKQYDQSVLFIAGPGHGAPGVLAPAYLEGSYSEIYPNKGEDEEGMRQFFKEFSFPGGIGSHCTPETPGSIHEGGELGYSISHAFGAAFDNPDLLVAAVVGDGEAETAALATSWHSNKYLNPARDGAVLPILHLNGYKINNPTLLSRISHQELEDLFKGYGWTPYFVEGDEPLAMHRKMAETLDACLLEIRKIQQAARNGDDVTRPRWPMIVLRSPKGWTGPKFVDGRKVEGFWRAHQVPMASVRENSAQLQQLEDWLRSYKPEELFDADGRLLPELKALAPQGQRRMSATPHANGGVLRRELRMPDFRDYAAVLPGPGKISAENTRPLGQFLRDIMADNMANFRVFGPDENSSNKLDAIYAASKKTWLADFLPEDADGGELSVDGRVMEMLSEHTLEGWLEGYLLTGRHGFFSTYEAFVHVIDSMFNQHAKWLAMMQAVSWRAPVSSLNLLITSTVWRQDHNGFTHQDPGFLDVVVNKSPAVTRIYLPPDVNCLLAVADHCLRSSNYVNVIVSDKQKHLQYLDIEAAIKHCTKGIGIWDWASNDAGAEPDLVMASAGDIPTKEALAATVILREHFPELKVRFVNVVDLYKLTPTSEHPHGLSDKDFDSLFTLDKPILFNFHGYPWLIHRLAYRRTNHKNLHVRGYKEKGSINTPLELAIQNEIDRFSLVIDAIDRLPGLKVAGAHVKEKMRDKQIECRHYAYEHGVDLPEADDWLWP; from the coding sequence ATGAATAAGACCACTCCAGTTTCCGAGCACGAATTGCAACAGATAGACGCCTACTGGCGGGCCTGTAATTACCTGGCCGCCGGCATGATTTACCTGCGCGACAATCCGTTGCTGCGCGAACCCTTGCAGCCCGAACACATCAAACGCCGTCTGCTCGGCCATTGGGGCTCCAGCCCCGGTCTGAGTTTTGCCTATGTGCATTTGAATCGGATCATCAAACAATACGACCAGAGCGTATTGTTCATCGCCGGTCCAGGCCACGGCGCGCCCGGCGTATTGGCGCCGGCCTATCTGGAAGGCAGCTACAGCGAGATCTACCCGAATAAGGGCGAGGACGAAGAGGGCATGCGCCAGTTCTTCAAAGAGTTCTCGTTTCCGGGCGGCATTGGCAGCCATTGCACGCCGGAAACGCCGGGTTCGATCCATGAGGGCGGCGAGCTGGGTTACAGCATTTCCCACGCCTTCGGCGCAGCCTTCGACAATCCGGATTTGCTGGTCGCGGCGGTAGTCGGCGACGGCGAGGCCGAGACCGCCGCGCTGGCGACGTCCTGGCATTCCAACAAATATCTGAATCCGGCCCGCGACGGTGCGGTGTTGCCGATCCTGCATCTGAACGGTTACAAGATCAACAATCCGACCCTGTTGTCGCGTATCTCCCATCAAGAGCTGGAGGATTTGTTCAAAGGCTACGGCTGGACGCCGTATTTCGTCGAAGGCGACGAGCCGCTGGCGATGCACCGGAAAATGGCCGAGACGCTGGACGCTTGTTTACTGGAAATCCGCAAGATACAGCAGGCGGCTCGCAACGGCGACGACGTGACGCGGCCGCGCTGGCCGATGATCGTGCTGCGTTCGCCGAAAGGCTGGACTGGGCCCAAGTTCGTCGATGGTCGTAAAGTCGAAGGTTTCTGGCGCGCCCACCAGGTGCCGATGGCCTCGGTCCGGGAAAATTCGGCGCAGTTACAACAACTGGAAGACTGGCTGCGCAGCTACAAACCGGAAGAATTGTTCGACGCCGACGGCCGCTTGCTTCCCGAGCTGAAAGCCCTGGCCCCGCAAGGCCAGCGCCGGATGAGCGCGACGCCCCACGCCAACGGTGGCGTGTTGCGCCGGGAACTGCGGATGCCGGATTTTCGCGATTACGCCGCGGTCTTGCCCGGTCCCGGCAAAATCAGCGCCGAAAACACCCGGCCGCTCGGCCAGTTCCTGCGCGACATCATGGCCGACAATATGGCCAACTTCCGCGTGTTCGGCCCGGACGAGAATAGCTCCAACAAACTGGATGCGATTTACGCCGCCAGCAAGAAAACCTGGCTGGCCGACTTCCTGCCGGAAGATGCCGACGGTGGCGAGCTGTCTGTCGATGGCCGGGTCATGGAAATGCTGTCGGAACACACGCTGGAAGGCTGGCTGGAAGGCTATCTTTTAACCGGCCGCCACGGTTTTTTCTCGACTTACGAAGCTTTCGTCCACGTCATCGATTCGATGTTCAATCAGCACGCCAAATGGCTGGCGATGATGCAAGCGGTCTCCTGGCGGGCGCCGGTGTCGTCGTTGAATTTGTTGATCACCTCGACGGTCTGGCGCCAGGACCACAACGGTTTTACCCACCAGGATCCCGGTTTTCTGGACGTGGTGGTCAACAAAAGCCCGGCGGTCACCCGCATTTACTTGCCGCCGGACGTCAACTGCCTGTTGGCCGTCGCCGACCATTGCCTGCGTAGCAGCAACTACGTCAACGTCATCGTTTCCGACAAACAAAAGCACCTGCAATATCTCGATATCGAGGCGGCAATCAAACACTGCACCAAAGGCATCGGCATTTGGGACTGGGCCAGCAACGATGCCGGCGCCGAGCCGGATTTGGTGATGGCCAGCGCCGGCGACATCCCGACCAAGGAAGCACTGGCCGCGACCGTGATCCTGCGCGAACACTTTCCAGAACTGAAAGTCCGCTTCGTCAACGTCGTCGATTTGTACAAACTGACGCCGACCAGCGAGCATCCGCACGGTTTGAGCGATAAGGATTTTGACAGCCTGTTCACGCTGGACAAACCGATTCTGTTCAACTTCCACGGTTACCCGTGGCTGATCCACCGCTTGGCCTACCGCCGCACCAACCATAAAAATCTGCACGTGCGCGGCTACAAGGAAAAAGGCAGCATCAACACGCCGCTGGAGTTGGCGATTCAAAACGAAATCGACCGTTTCAGTCTGGTGATCGATGCGATCGACCGCTTGCCCGGCTTGAAAGTCGCCGGCGCCCACGTCAAGGAGAAGATGCGCGACAAGCAGATCGAATGCCGGCATTACGCCTACGAGCATGGTGTGGATTTGCCGGAGGCCGACGATTGGCTTTGGCCCTAA
- a CDS encoding UPF0175 family protein, protein MYATNVRNLKKNPSEALRHAEQEPVLILKGNQPNALLFNLKTSLGDINEQLKPALAASLFKDRVLSLGAAAQVSGLSLSEFIEHLTQLDIDLVEADQQTGKEMQTLDSWLS, encoded by the coding sequence GTGTACGCCACCAATGTCAGGAATTTGAAAAAAAATCCGTCGGAAGCTTTGCGCCATGCCGAGCAGGAGCCGGTGTTGATTTTGAAAGGTAATCAGCCGAATGCGTTACTCTTTAATTTAAAAACGTCGCTGGGCGATATTAACGAACAGCTCAAACCCGCTTTGGCGGCGAGTTTGTTCAAGGACCGGGTGTTGTCCTTGGGCGCCGCCGCGCAAGTCAGCGGCTTGAGTTTGTCCGAGTTTATCGAGCATCTGACTCAGTTGGATATCGATTTGGTGGAGGCCGATCAGCAAACCGGCAAGGAAATGCAGACCCTGGATTCGTGGCTGTCGTAA
- a CDS encoding DUF3368 domain-containing protein: MAVVIADAGPLIALAKIGQLPLLPALFHQITVTQAVADECLCNLTRDGLLIRQALATAWVQCVANPEPKHKLSKSLGPGEQSSIELALQRSGKSLLILDDGLARKQALRMHLDIVGTAAVLFAGQRKGLLDNAEAAVTQLNQAGYRISASVVAELKKGLP, translated from the coding sequence GTGGCTGTCGTAATCGCCGATGCCGGCCCGTTGATCGCGCTGGCCAAGATCGGCCAATTGCCGCTACTGCCGGCGTTGTTCCACCAAATCACCGTCACGCAAGCGGTGGCCGACGAATGCCTTTGCAATCTTACCCGGGATGGCCTGCTGATTCGGCAGGCATTGGCCACGGCTTGGGTGCAATGTGTCGCCAACCCGGAACCTAAACACAAATTATCCAAAAGCCTGGGACCGGGCGAACAGTCCAGTATCGAGTTGGCTTTACAGCGGTCGGGCAAATCACTGCTGATTTTGGATGACGGTCTGGCGCGCAAGCAGGCTTTACGCATGCATTTGGACATCGTTGGCACCGCGGCTGTATTGTTTGCGGGACAGCGTAAAGGCTTGCTCGATAACGCCGAGGCAGCGGTTACCCAGCTCAATCAAGCCGGTTACCGGATTTCCGCCAGCGTGGTTGCTGAATTAAAAAAGGGGCTGCCGTGA
- a CDS encoding AAA family ATPase, with translation MSERHQEGLAHLLYGIDRGGGFVALTGEVGTGKTTLCHCLLQQLPEKYRYRLDLESQVERHRTVGDDLRRIGHSPRGDDGEKPDRCD, from the coding sequence ATGAGCGAGCGGCATCAGGAGGGCTTGGCGCATCTGCTGTACGGCATCGACCGCGGCGGCGGCTTCGTCGCGTTGACCGGCGAGGTCGGCACCGGCAAGACCACGTTGTGCCATTGCCTGCTGCAACAATTGCCGGAAAAATATCGATATCGCCTTGATCTTGAATCCCAAGTTGAACGCCATCGAACTGTTGGCGACGATTTGCGACGAATTGGGCATAGCCCACGAGGCGATGACGGCGAAAAGCCTGATCGATGCGATTAA
- a CDS encoding AAA family ATPase gives MILNPKLNAIELLATICDELGIAHEAMTAKSLIDAINRYLLAAYAKGRRTVLLIDEAQNLSLEVLEQIRLLTNLETSKAKLLQIILVGQPELNAMLARCELRQLNQRITARYHLLPLSFDETKAYIQHRLRVCHGSHRLFSAAAIRLIYRYSAGVPRLINILCDRALLGAYATNTGRITPAIVNRSARETLGVGRWLSRLSVSIAASLVLLAGMAGFYAWRHGLPAIPPVKPLAIPAAAAPQPLAAQPESPAFRDWLEHSAPAFEAALGELLRVWGVPLPAEGLTDCHQLVAVSGLHCLAGKGNWKDVLGLDRPVLLEFVDSQGRKRFLPIQGVEQDQALVQSGATMHFPLADVLAAWGGNYLLLWRSPRLGAADIGVGQKSAEVLWLREKLGQVMVLPPAETAPDSFDVTLKQQVIQFQRRQGLAADGVAGAKTLIELDNLTGAADSPHLQAGRH, from the coding sequence TTGATCTTGAATCCCAAGTTGAACGCCATCGAACTGTTGGCGACGATTTGCGACGAATTGGGCATAGCCCACGAGGCGATGACGGCGAAAAGCCTGATCGATGCGATTAACCGCTATCTGCTGGCGGCCTACGCCAAAGGCCGCCGCACCGTGTTGTTGATCGACGAAGCCCAAAATCTGAGCCTGGAAGTGTTGGAGCAGATTCGGCTGCTGACCAATCTGGAAACCAGCAAGGCCAAATTGCTGCAAATCATTCTGGTCGGCCAGCCGGAGCTGAACGCGATGCTGGCGCGCTGTGAGTTACGCCAGCTCAACCAGCGCATCACCGCCCGCTACCATCTGTTGCCGCTGTCGTTCGACGAAACCAAAGCTTATATTCAACACCGGTTGCGGGTTTGCCACGGCAGCCACCGCCTGTTCAGCGCCGCCGCGATTCGTCTGATCTACCGCTATTCGGCCGGCGTGCCGCGGCTGATCAATATCTTGTGCGATAGAGCCTTGCTCGGCGCCTATGCTACCAACACCGGGCGGATTACGCCGGCCATCGTTAACCGCTCGGCGCGGGAAACGCTGGGGGTAGGGCGTTGGCTGTCGCGACTTTCTGTGTCGATTGCGGCCAGCCTCGTTTTGCTGGCCGGTATGGCGGGGTTTTATGCCTGGCGTCACGGCTTGCCGGCGATACCGCCGGTAAAACCGTTAGCTATTCCAGCAGCGGCTGCGCCGCAACCGCTTGCCGCCCAACCGGAAAGTCCGGCATTTCGCGATTGGCTGGAGCACTCGGCACCGGCGTTCGAGGCCGCACTGGGCGAATTGTTGCGAGTTTGGGGCGTGCCTCTGCCGGCCGAGGGGTTGACTGACTGCCATCAGCTGGTGGCCGTATCAGGGCTGCATTGCCTGGCCGGCAAAGGCAATTGGAAGGATGTCCTCGGTCTGGATCGGCCGGTACTGCTGGAGTTTGTCGACAGCCAGGGCCGCAAGCGTTTCTTGCCGATTCAAGGTGTCGAGCAAGACCAGGCCTTGGTCCAGTCCGGCGCTACGATGCATTTTCCATTGGCGGATGTGCTGGCGGCTTGGGGCGGGAATTATCTGTTATTGTGGCGTTCGCCGCGCCTTGGCGCCGCCGATATTGGCGTGGGGCAGAAGTCGGCCGAGGTATTGTGGTTGCGGGAGAAGTTGGGGCAAGTCATGGTTTTGCCGCCGGCCGAGACCGCGCCCGATTCTTTCGATGTGACGCTAAAACAGCAGGTGATCCAATTTCAGCGCCGACAGGGTTTGGCTGCCGACGGTGTCGCCGGCGCCAAAACTTTGATCGAACTCGATAATTTAACCGGCGCCGCCGATTCGCCACATTTGCAGGCCGGCCGGCACTAG
- a CDS encoding general secretion pathway protein GspB: MSYILNALRKSERERQASQPDTVASRIVLQQAPERQAAAKIIAALLAVNAAILAYFLGIAPRMAAHDTPPPVASIQMPPQPLAESNRPDPADRLPLPAKPTPKAKPEPAHVAATAAVAAVKPVEAKKPPLEPVKPAAVQPPPDPVVAAKPLPEPGVPSPAAQAAPPIRETVTEPVPAAAPLPAKPALQALEDLPADVRQSLPALPINVYSYSPVPAERFVMIDMVKYVPGQMIKDRLELKQIMEDGIVVNYDGHLFKIKRQ; encoded by the coding sequence ATGTCTTACATCCTGAACGCATTGCGCAAATCGGAACGGGAGCGGCAAGCCAGCCAACCGGATACGGTGGCCAGCCGAATCGTGCTGCAACAGGCGCCGGAGCGGCAAGCGGCGGCCAAAATCATCGCGGCATTATTGGCCGTAAATGCGGCAATTCTGGCCTATTTTCTCGGCATCGCACCGCGGATGGCCGCGCACGACACCCCGCCGCCGGTCGCGTCGATTCAGATGCCGCCGCAGCCGCTCGCGGAATCGAACCGGCCCGACCCGGCCGACCGGCTGCCGTTGCCGGCGAAGCCTACGCCCAAGGCCAAGCCGGAGCCGGCCCATGTTGCCGCTACGGCTGCGGTTGCGGCCGTTAAACCGGTCGAGGCCAAGAAGCCGCCGCTCGAGCCGGTCAAACCGGCTGCAGTTCAGCCGCCGCCCGATCCGGTCGTTGCCGCCAAGCCGTTGCCGGAGCCTGGCGTCCCCAGCCCTGCCGCCCAGGCCGCCCCGCCAATCCGCGAGACAGTTACCGAGCCGGTCCCAGCGGCGGCCCCGCTGCCGGCTAAACCCGCGTTGCAGGCGCTGGAAGACCTGCCGGCGGACGTACGCCAGTCCTTGCCCGCCTTGCCGATCAACGTCTACAGTTATTCGCCGGTCCCGGCCGAACGCTTCGTCATGATCGATATGGTCAAATACGTGCCGGGCCAGATGATCAAAGACCGGCTGGAGTTGAAACAGATCATGGAAGACGGCATCGTCGTCAACTACGACGGCCACCTGTTTAAAATCAAGCGGCAGTGA
- a CDS encoding hydrogenase small subunit, whose protein sequence is MIETFYDVMRRQGITRRSFLKFCSLTAASLGLSPAFAPKIAHAMETKPRIPVLWLHGLECTCCSESFIRSGHPLAKDVILSMLSLDYDDTIMASAGHQAEAIVDEIVEKYKGNYILAVEGNPPLAEDGMYCIIGGKPFVEQLKYAAESCKAIISWGSCASWGCVQAAKPNPTRATPVHKVPGLADKPIIKVPGCPPIAEVMTAVVAYLLTFDKLPTLDKQGRPQMFYSQRIHDKCYRRPHFDAGQFVEQWDDEAARMGHCLYKMGCKGPTTYNACSTVKWNEGTSFPIQSGHGCIGCSEDGFWDKGSFYDRLTGINQFGIEANADMVGGTAAGIVTAGVAAHAGLTALNRAKQADKQPGAE, encoded by the coding sequence ATGATCGAAACCTTTTACGATGTGATGCGCCGGCAGGGCATCACCCGCCGCAGCTTCTTGAAGTTTTGCAGCCTGACCGCCGCCTCGCTGGGTTTGAGCCCGGCCTTCGCGCCGAAAATCGCCCATGCGATGGAAACCAAGCCGCGGATTCCGGTGTTGTGGCTGCATGGTCTGGAGTGTACCTGTTGCTCGGAATCCTTCATCCGTTCCGGCCATCCGCTGGCTAAAGACGTGATTCTGTCGATGCTATCCCTGGACTACGACGACACCATCATGGCATCCGCCGGCCATCAGGCCGAGGCCATCGTCGATGAAATCGTCGAAAAATACAAAGGCAATTACATCCTGGCCGTGGAAGGTAATCCGCCGCTGGCCGAGGACGGCATGTACTGCATCATCGGCGGCAAGCCGTTTGTCGAGCAACTCAAGTACGCCGCCGAAAGCTGTAAAGCCATCATTTCCTGGGGCTCCTGCGCCTCCTGGGGTTGCGTGCAGGCTGCCAAACCCAATCCAACCCGCGCCACACCCGTACACAAAGTGCCGGGCTTGGCAGACAAGCCCATCATCAAAGTCCCTGGCTGCCCGCCGATTGCGGAAGTGATGACGGCGGTGGTGGCGTATTTGCTGACTTTCGACAAATTGCCGACCCTGGACAAACAAGGCCGGCCGCAGATGTTTTATAGCCAGCGCATCCACGACAAATGCTATAGAAGGCCGCATTTCGACGCCGGCCAGTTCGTCGAGCAATGGGACGACGAGGCGGCGCGGATGGGTCACTGTCTGTACAAAATGGGCTGCAAGGGGCCGACCACTTACAACGCCTGCTCCACGGTGAAATGGAACGAAGGCACCTCGTTTCCGATCCAGTCCGGCCACGGCTGTATCGGCTGCTCCGAGGACGGTTTCTGGGATAAGGGCAGTTTTTACGACCGCCTGACCGGCATCAACCAGTTCGGTATCGAAGCCAATGCCGACATGGTCGGCGGCACCGCCGCCGGCATCGTCACCGCCGGCGTCGCCGCCCATGCCGGTCTGACCGCCTTGAACCGCGCCAAACAAGCCGATAAACAACCCGGAGCCGAATAA
- a CDS encoding nickel-dependent hydrogenase large subunit, producing MTVTATPNGFHLNDAGRRVVVDPVTRIEGHMRCEVNIDEENIIRNAVSSGTMWRGLEVILKGRDPRDAWAFVQRICGVCTGTHALTSVRAVEDALKIKIPENANSIRNIMQLSLQAHDHLVHFYHLHALDWVNPVNALKADPVAVSALQQQISPSNPKSSPGYFRDTQNRLKKFVESGQLGPFKNGYWSNPAYLLPPEADLLAVTHYLEALDFQKDIMKIRTIFGGKDPHPNWLVGGVPCAINIDGVGAVGAVNMERLNLISSIIDRTITFIDQVYIPDLLAIAQFYKGWLYGGGLAGASMLSYGDIPDKANDYSAANLLMPRGAIINGDLSKVHAVDLTDPKQIQEFVPHSWYKYADEAVGLHPWDGVTEPNYKIGAKTKGDRTHIQELDESAKYSWIKAPRWNGHAMEVGPLARYVIGYAQGNKEITEQINFVLKTLDVPVSALFSTLGRTAARGLEAQWAAGKMRYFMDKLIANVKAGDLATANVERWDPDTWPSSVKGVGFTEAPRGALGHWLKIENTKIANYQCVVPTTWNGSPRDEQGNIGAFEASLMNTKVERPEEPVEILRTLHSFDPCLACSTHVMSPDGQELTRVKVR from the coding sequence ATGACCGTCACTGCTACCCCCAACGGTTTTCATCTGAACGACGCCGGCCGCCGCGTGGTGGTCGATCCAGTGACCCGGATCGAAGGCCATATGCGTTGCGAAGTCAATATCGACGAGGAAAACATCATCCGCAACGCGGTGTCCAGCGGCACCATGTGGCGCGGCCTGGAAGTGATTTTGAAAGGCCGCGACCCGCGCGACGCCTGGGCCTTCGTCCAGCGCATCTGCGGCGTTTGCACCGGTACCCACGCCTTGACCTCTGTGCGCGCGGTCGAGGATGCGTTGAAAATCAAAATCCCGGAAAACGCCAACTCGATCCGCAACATCATGCAATTGAGTTTGCAGGCCCACGATCACTTGGTGCACTTCTATCATCTGCACGCGCTGGATTGGGTCAACCCGGTCAACGCTTTGAAAGCCGATCCGGTCGCGGTCTCGGCGTTGCAGCAACAGATTTCGCCGAGCAATCCCAAATCCTCGCCCGGCTATTTCCGCGACACCCAAAACCGGCTGAAAAAATTCGTCGAATCCGGCCAGCTCGGCCCATTTAAAAACGGCTACTGGAGTAACCCGGCCTATTTGTTGCCGCCGGAAGCCGATTTGCTGGCGGTGACCCACTATCTGGAAGCGCTGGATTTTCAAAAAGACATCATGAAAATCCGCACCATCTTCGGCGGCAAGGACCCGCATCCGAACTGGCTGGTCGGCGGCGTGCCGTGCGCGATCAATATCGACGGCGTCGGCGCGGTCGGCGCGGTCAACATGGAACGCTTGAACCTGATTTCGTCGATCATCGACCGCACCATCACCTTTATCGACCAAGTCTACATTCCGGACTTGCTGGCCATCGCCCAGTTCTACAAGGGCTGGCTCTACGGCGGCGGCTTGGCCGGCGCCAGCATGCTCTCCTACGGCGACATTCCGGATAAGGCCAACGACTACTCGGCCGCCAATCTGCTGATGCCGCGCGGCGCGATCATCAACGGCGACCTGAGCAAGGTCCACGCAGTCGATCTGACCGATCCCAAGCAGATTCAGGAATTCGTGCCGCACTCCTGGTACAAGTACGCCGACGAAGCGGTTGGCCTGCATCCCTGGGACGGCGTCACCGAACCGAACTACAAAATCGGCGCTAAAACCAAAGGCGATCGCACCCACATCCAGGAGCTGGACGAATCGGCCAAATATTCCTGGATCAAGGCACCGCGCTGGAACGGCCATGCGATGGAAGTCGGCCCGCTGGCCCGCTATGTGATCGGCTACGCCCAAGGCAATAAGGAGATCACCGAGCAAATCAATTTTGTCTTGAAAACGTTGGACGTGCCGGTCAGCGCGCTGTTCTCGACGCTGGGCCGCACCGCGGCCCGTGGTCTGGAAGCGCAATGGGCCGCCGGCAAGATGCGTTACTTCATGGATAAGCTGATCGCCAACGTCAAAGCCGGCGACCTGGCCACCGCCAACGTCGAGCGCTGGGACCCGGATACTTGGCCGAGCAGCGTCAAGGGCGTCGGTTTTACCGAAGCCCCGCGCGGCGCGTTGGGCCATTGGCTGAAAATCGAAAACACCAAGATCGCCAACTACCAATGCGTGGTACCGACCACCTGGAACGGCTCGCCACGCGACGAGCAAGGCAATATCGGCGCGTTCGAGGCTTCGTTGATGAATACCAAGGTCGAGCGTCCGGAAGAACCGGTCGAGATTTTGCGCACCTTGCACAGCTTCGATCCATGTCTGGCCTGTTCGACCCACGTCATGAGTCCGGACGGCCAGGAACTGACGCGCGTCAAAGTACGCTAG
- the cybH gene encoding Ni/Fe-hydrogenase, b-type cytochrome subunit — protein sequence MSAPASAVYVYELPVRLWHGINALAIVVLALTGYLIAEPLASPTGEASAHFLMGYIRFAHFAAGYILAVGFVGRIYWAYAGNEHARQIFMPPVWKAHFWDGVWHELRWYAFIAKAPRHYIGHNPLAILAMHLFVWGLLFMIVTGLALYGEGAGQQSWQFTWFSSWVLAAFGDSQTVHTWHHLVMWFIVCFVLIHVYVAVREEKLSGQSMLSTIATGWRTFKDNDPIDDAE from the coding sequence ATGAGCGCACCGGCCTCTGCGGTCTACGTTTACGAACTGCCGGTCAGACTCTGGCATGGGATTAATGCACTGGCTATCGTGGTCCTGGCATTGACCGGTTACCTGATCGCCGAGCCGTTGGCCTCGCCGACCGGCGAAGCATCGGCACACTTCTTGATGGGCTATATCCGTTTCGCCCATTTCGCTGCCGGTTATATCCTGGCGGTCGGCTTTGTCGGCCGGATTTATTGGGCCTACGCCGGCAACGAACATGCCCGGCAAATCTTCATGCCGCCGGTCTGGAAAGCCCATTTCTGGGACGGGGTCTGGCACGAGCTGCGCTGGTACGCTTTCATAGCCAAAGCCCCGCGCCACTATATCGGCCATAACCCGCTGGCGATTCTGGCCATGCATCTGTTCGTCTGGGGTTTGCTGTTCATGATCGTAACCGGCTTGGCCCTGTACGGCGAAGGCGCCGGCCAACAGAGCTGGCAATTTACCTGGTTCAGCAGTTGGGTGCTGGCGGCGTTCGGCGACAGTCAAACCGTGCATACCTGGCACCATTTGGTGATGTGGTTCATCGTCTGTTTCGTGCTGATTCACGTCTACGTCGCCGTGCGCGAAGAAAAACTGTCCGGGCAAAGCATGCTGTCGACGATAGCGACCGGCTGGCGCACGTTCAAAGACAACGACCCGATTGACGACGCAGAATGA
- a CDS encoding HyaD/HybD family hydrogenase maturation endopeptidase, which yields MSGAERKRILLLGIGNLLWADEGFGVRVVEHLQKHYRFPDQVQVVDGGTQGVYLIEHVQNAEVLVVFDAVDYGLAPGTLKRVEDEDVPNFLGAKKMSLHQTGFQEVLAMAQMLGAYPESLLLIGVQPEELEDYGGSLTSKVKAQIQPAIELALAYLADCGVTAEPLATEVELADPILNIGRYETERPDADSACRLGDERVVRSAAFEVRPPQPLTDALPIDVDYRGKY from the coding sequence ATGAGCGGTGCGGAACGAAAACGTATTCTGCTGCTCGGCATCGGCAACCTGCTCTGGGCCGACGAGGGCTTTGGCGTGCGGGTGGTGGAGCATTTGCAAAAACATTACCGTTTCCCGGATCAGGTGCAGGTTGTCGACGGCGGTACTCAGGGCGTCTATCTGATCGAACACGTGCAAAACGCCGAGGTGCTGGTGGTGTTCGATGCGGTCGATTACGGTTTGGCGCCGGGTACGTTGAAGCGGGTCGAAGACGAAGACGTGCCTAACTTTCTTGGCGCCAAAAAAATGAGCCTGCACCAGACCGGTTTTCAGGAGGTGCTGGCGATGGCGCAAATGCTCGGTGCTTATCCGGAAAGTCTGTTGCTGATCGGCGTCCAGCCGGAAGAGCTCGAGGACTACGGTGGCAGTTTGACGTCCAAGGTCAAAGCACAAATCCAGCCGGCCATCGAACTGGCGTTGGCTTATCTGGCCGATTGCGGCGTGACGGCCGAACCGCTGGCAACCGAAGTCGAGCTGGCCGATCCGATCCTGAACATCGGCCGTTACGAAACCGAACGCCCCGACGCCGACAGCGCTTGCCGGTTGGGAGACGAGCGCGTGGTCCGCTCGGCCGCGTTCGAGGTCCGACCGCCGCAACCGCTGACTGACGCGCTACCTATCGATGTCGATTACCGGGGGAAATACTGA